Proteins found in one Lutimonas zeaxanthinifaciens genomic segment:
- the ccsA gene encoding cytochrome c biogenesis protein, with translation MLLLFVFIIVIASATFIENSYDTTTVRLLVFNTWWFELLIFILSLLYLVNMYRKNLFRISKIPQLIFHLSFIIIILGAGITRYLGFEAHMHIVENEKVSTIYSKEPYLQIRTTDGEIQYASDHPLYFSQIQKNDFQLNFSLPDQVVIKYLDYIHSAKLVPVEGSEEIMYVPDETDQKSPDVLVVAVISNGKAHKAHLIYDTTKYIQKFQEFNFDGLAIEMAYGPQPFEMPFALQLENFTLGKYPGSDFPSSSESEVLLIDDRINVREPHLIYKNNVLDYDGYRFFQTSYDDDEKGTILTVNHDYYGTRITYLGYIFMVLGILLIIFSKQSHYAQLDHKIKEIRTKRKALFLVFLCLFGSCVISYSQAENYNPISSEHSDKFGHLVVQTYDGRFSSVHALATDILHKVSGKNSFTTEKGEKMDAMQIFLGMHVDPEYWKEQKFIRIRNKQLREMIGISGKFASFNQIDHPDLAVQLRTLAQNAFQKKASEQTNFDKELLKVVERMNVFVMSTKGTFLRLFPVQQANNNKWVNYRDSLALTPITGDLTKINKELRLPVLNGNNLMKTYFVSTVDGRKLNDYSFSNKIIEHINTLQRALTPADIVPSETDIKLEVIYTKARVFEYLKYIFALLSIVLLALSIFENFAEKPGKKLLIAIKATVAIFIVTFLVQSAGMGLRWYLSGHAPWSNGYEVLLFVAWSAILGGFYMLKYSKITLALTGLTASLLLMVAGLSYYDPQLTNLTPVLKSYWLIIHVGIITIGYSFLAISFMTGLFNIIMQIITPEKKFRLYTLSIQESTYLNEKIMTIGMFLTLIGTFIGGVWANESWGRYWGWDPKETWSLIIVLIYSVVLHFKYIPKMNSALIFNIGSVISFGSVLMTFIGVNYYFTKGLHSYASDDPPIFPIWAWVAITGLLMLIVAAIIKEKYSVRKYRNRSI, from the coding sequence ATGTTACTTCTGTTCGTATTCATCATAGTTATTGCTTCAGCTACATTTATAGAAAATTCATATGATACCACAACGGTAAGGCTACTTGTTTTCAATACCTGGTGGTTTGAACTGCTTATATTCATATTGTCCCTATTATATCTGGTAAATATGTATAGAAAAAACCTGTTTCGAATATCGAAAATTCCACAGCTTATTTTTCATTTATCATTTATCATCATCATTTTAGGGGCTGGCATAACCCGTTATTTAGGGTTTGAAGCCCATATGCATATTGTAGAAAATGAAAAGGTATCTACCATCTACTCTAAAGAACCTTATCTTCAAATAAGAACAACAGACGGCGAAATTCAATATGCGAGTGATCATCCTTTGTATTTCTCTCAGATTCAAAAAAATGATTTTCAGTTAAACTTTAGCTTACCTGATCAAGTCGTAATAAAATACCTCGATTATATTCATAGTGCTAAACTGGTGCCTGTTGAAGGGAGTGAAGAAATAATGTATGTCCCGGATGAAACAGATCAGAAAAGCCCGGATGTCCTGGTAGTGGCAGTAATATCAAATGGTAAGGCCCATAAAGCACATCTTATTTATGATACCACAAAATATATTCAGAAATTTCAGGAATTCAACTTCGACGGTTTAGCTATAGAAATGGCCTATGGCCCCCAACCCTTTGAAATGCCTTTTGCACTGCAATTGGAGAATTTTACTTTAGGTAAATATCCGGGATCAGATTTCCCGTCTTCTTCTGAAAGTGAAGTTCTTTTGATCGATGACAGGATAAACGTAAGAGAACCTCATCTCATTTATAAGAACAATGTACTTGACTATGACGGCTATCGTTTTTTCCAGACTTCGTATGACGATGATGAAAAGGGAACTATTCTTACTGTGAACCACGATTATTACGGAACGCGCATTACCTATTTGGGATATATATTCATGGTGCTGGGAATACTTCTGATCATCTTTTCAAAACAATCGCATTATGCCCAATTAGACCATAAAATAAAGGAAATAAGAACAAAAAGAAAAGCACTGTTTTTGGTCTTTTTATGCTTATTTGGGTCTTGTGTTATCTCTTATTCACAAGCTGAAAATTACAACCCGATCAGTTCGGAACACAGTGATAAATTTGGGCATTTGGTGGTACAGACCTATGATGGCCGATTTTCATCCGTTCACGCTTTGGCCACAGATATCTTGCATAAGGTTTCGGGTAAAAACAGTTTTACGACTGAAAAAGGTGAAAAAATGGATGCTATGCAGATCTTTTTAGGTATGCATGTGGATCCGGAATATTGGAAAGAACAAAAATTTATACGTATCAGGAACAAGCAACTCAGGGAAATGATCGGTATTTCAGGAAAGTTTGCCTCCTTTAATCAAATTGACCATCCTGACCTGGCTGTTCAACTACGTACTTTGGCACAGAATGCATTTCAAAAAAAGGCTTCCGAACAGACTAATTTTGATAAGGAATTATTAAAGGTTGTTGAAAGGATGAATGTTTTTGTAATGAGTACAAAAGGTACATTTTTGCGGTTATTTCCTGTGCAGCAGGCCAATAATAACAAATGGGTCAACTATAGAGATAGTCTTGCACTGACTCCCATAACCGGTGATCTAACAAAAATCAACAAAGAATTGCGATTGCCTGTGCTTAATGGCAATAATTTAATGAAGACTTACTTTGTATCAACGGTCGATGGCAGAAAACTAAATGATTACTCCTTCTCCAACAAAATAATTGAACATATCAATACCCTGCAAAGAGCACTGACACCTGCTGATATAGTACCTTCTGAAACCGATATAAAATTAGAAGTAATTTATACGAAAGCCCGCGTTTTTGAATATCTAAAATACATATTTGCATTGCTAAGTATCGTTCTTTTAGCGCTGTCAATTTTCGAAAATTTCGCAGAGAAGCCTGGGAAAAAGCTTCTAATCGCCATAAAAGCAACAGTTGCAATTTTTATAGTTACTTTCCTTGTTCAGTCGGCCGGAATGGGACTTCGGTGGTATTTAAGTGGCCATGCACCATGGTCTAACGGGTATGAAGTATTGTTGTTTGTTGCCTGGAGTGCTATTTTAGGAGGATTTTATATGCTTAAATATTCTAAAATAACCTTGGCTTTAACAGGGCTGACTGCAAGTCTGTTGCTGATGGTAGCAGGGCTGAGTTATTATGATCCTCAACTCACTAATTTAACTCCGGTATTGAAGTCGTACTGGCTCATCATCCATGTTGGTATCATTACGATAGGTTACAGCTTTTTAGCAATAAGCTTTATGACAGGATTGTTTAATATCATTATGCAGATCATTACGCCCGAAAAAAAATTCAGGCTTTATACTTTGAGTATTCAGGAATCTACTTATCTCAATGAAAAAATAATGACGATCGGTATGTTCTTAACGCTCATTGGAACCTTTATTGGCGGCGTATGGGCAAACGAATCCTGGGGTAGATATTGGGGCTGGGACCCCAAAGAAACCTGGTCATTAATTATTGTATTGATTTACAGTGTGGTTCTGCATTTCAAATACATCCCTAAAATGAATTCAGCTTTGATATTTAATATTGGCTCGGTTATTTCCTTTGGAAGTGTTTTAATGACCTTTATCGGGGTGAATTATTACTTTACCAAGGGTTTGCATAGTTATGCTTCTGATGATCCTCCTATCTTTCCTATTTGGGCATGGGTCGCTATTACAGGATTATTAATGCTCATCGTTGCCGCAATAATTAAAGAGAAATACTCGGTAAGGAAGTATAGGAATAGAAGTATATAA
- a CDS encoding cytochrome c3 family protein, whose product MKTKHYYILKSGIFSVIVLIFLFSIQSSYGQETITITNPATTQVTIPVGATNIIVEVWGAGGSGGGSKKNAAAGGGGGGAYSKSINGFTSGTYAILIGQGAPSAAANTDGTAGGNTWFINASTVFADGGGGGLVDGTPGAGGNSPIGDDTTISGGNGVAGSGSQGGDGGDGANGGAGGAGGNATSGSNGSAPGGGGGGGADRNATGGAGANGRMVITYTLSATCNLTASGLANIICDDNGTPTIPGDDTFSFDLNPTGTNLGATYNITGDVTQSGIAYGVTNFGPYPISGGDLNITITDANDGSCTIVETVTAPAPCSTPPCNITDPGLTNILCNNNGTPSIPGDDTFTFDLNPTGTDLGASYTIDGGASGSYGSATTFGPYPISGGDISITITDISTDCSYGPFTVTAPATCSSDCNLESSGLSDILCDNLTTLSDEADDTFSFKLNPTGTFLGSTYSVSGDVTQSGIPYGTATTFSGYLISAGNLSITITDDATGTCQLIETVTAPNPCSANHSSYNCTACHITHNAPGSGLTNVEFNALLCQSCHVSTGAASAMPLVNANKAIPDVSGNSHSWDVVADNPTYQTQAPTNNEMAMRLPDGNIVCSTCHNQHNQGNAGNPFLRVDNTGDAMCKDCHLPRDVQRFQDGGDKGSHPVGVVYDGASPKLNASPTNTQTVGGNVECSSCHGVHDVANSGTLTTDGNLLRTPKGNALCMDCHNYPTHNGMDCLDCHEVHNTVDGILGNNIYMIKDRITVTTPEPASASIDATVIFTAESGDGSFADQLGGNDGICMVCHTTTTHHTNDGLNITHDDATDKRGQNCVGCHFHNVGFETPSGPQTCVSCHSSAQPGSRGGTAQIVGAGGEMDNSLISRHTTSTLGNDPLTQECEACHYENVGDHPTTEMMLEDSQNINTVWSGTDTDVYCVGCHDGSSNYPGLFPDLDTDPKYNKASYITTPHDTGDNSCMGCHESHGSQYAGLTMQATNYENCFACHDGGVASTTISIADIAIPGTSGTGHAFNVSASSGNYQTNAPTDPIMSARLDGGQIVCSTCHDPHENANGKLLVSPNGSDEMCKDCHNARDLGRYADDIVNNKGSHPVGLTYVAGGDYVDPAPALSSTQYGLVNGKIECSSCHSTHNATTTDGNLLREAMTSTACKDCHNYQDHMGFDCLDCHQTHNNGTNIMLIKDMVNGSPVVFDSQGTTASPAQPLEKSFADGDGTYDGICEVCHTGGTLLYHRADGSDNTNHNDGKSCVSCHPHRDSDTGTSFPNGSCHDCHEKTAPNDPQLFPNTGSHWVHAEKYRYSCSTCHYQYGDGGVLEGAHSNGSVDVNFDPNGMAFRNGKDTNTPTWDDVNKTCDNIYCHSNGVTAQRTEGGTPVIQWATGPIEGVAMTYQTTPAWDVPQGTGINTCYSCHQGIGNMTGDYKITPATGVPTNDAIYYPLAGQHQKGAHQSNSQELKPTDWGAVQCFWCHNVGNKQTVPTGGTDLVNNYQGTYGFAGQNGDIPMELHNDGETWFYPRNVSNHAEGTFVDDIAGRSWDGGHCGASSSCWQ is encoded by the coding sequence ATGAAAACAAAACATTACTACATATTAAAATCCGGAATATTTTCTGTCATCGTCCTGATATTTCTATTCTCTATTCAAAGTTCCTATGGTCAAGAGACCATTACGATCACAAATCCGGCTACAACTCAGGTAACAATCCCAGTTGGTGCTACTAATATTATTGTTGAAGTCTGGGGTGCCGGTGGTAGTGGTGGTGGATCAAAAAAAAATGCAGCTGCCGGTGGTGGTGGTGGCGGAGCTTATAGCAAATCCATAAATGGTTTTACTTCGGGAACTTATGCCATCCTGATCGGACAAGGAGCACCCTCTGCTGCAGCGAATACTGACGGTACTGCAGGAGGAAATACCTGGTTTATAAATGCATCAACCGTATTTGCCGATGGTGGTGGCGGTGGTCTAGTTGATGGTACTCCCGGCGCAGGAGGTAATTCACCCATTGGAGATGACACAACGATTTCCGGAGGTAATGGAGTAGCCGGTTCGGGCTCACAAGGTGGAGATGGTGGAGATGGAGCCAATGGTGGTGCTGGTGGTGCCGGTGGGAATGCAACTTCCGGTTCGAATGGATCTGCCCCCGGTGGTGGCGGTGGCGGTGGTGCTGACAGGAATGCCACTGGTGGTGCCGGAGCAAATGGCCGAATGGTCATTACCTATACTTTATCGGCAACTTGTAACCTTACGGCTTCAGGATTGGCGAATATAATTTGTGATGACAATGGAACGCCCACGATTCCCGGAGATGATACTTTTTCATTTGATCTGAATCCTACCGGAACCAATCTGGGCGCTACATATAATATTACAGGAGATGTGACCCAGTCAGGAATTGCATATGGTGTCACCAATTTCGGACCCTATCCGATTTCAGGAGGAGACCTAAACATCACCATTACAGATGCTAATGATGGATCCTGTACAATAGTTGAAACAGTAACGGCTCCAGCCCCTTGTTCAACACCTCCTTGTAACATAACTGATCCAGGGTTAACAAATATTCTATGTAATAATAACGGTACACCTTCTATTCCCGGAGATGATACCTTCACTTTTGATTTAAACCCAACCGGAACCGACCTGGGTGCCAGTTATACCATTGATGGTGGCGCATCCGGCAGCTACGGGTCAGCCACTACATTCGGACCCTATCCAATTTCTGGAGGAGATATAAGTATTACCATAACCGATATCTCCACAGATTGTTCTTATGGACCCTTCACAGTGACCGCTCCGGCGACTTGTTCTTCAGACTGTAATTTGGAGAGCTCTGGGTTAAGTGATATTTTATGTGACAACCTAACAACTTTAAGTGATGAAGCTGATGATACTTTTTCATTTAAATTAAACCCAACCGGAACTTTTTTAGGGTCAACCTATAGTGTTAGTGGAGATGTAACACAATCCGGAATTCCCTATGGTACAGCAACAACTTTTTCCGGCTATCTGATTTCAGCTGGTAACCTCAGTATCACCATTACAGATGATGCAACAGGAACATGTCAGTTAATTGAAACAGTAACTGCTCCTAATCCCTGTTCCGCAAATCATTCTTCTTATAACTGTACTGCCTGCCATATTACGCATAATGCTCCCGGATCAGGTCTGACCAATGTAGAATTCAATGCGCTTCTTTGTCAAAGCTGTCATGTTTCTACAGGGGCAGCTAGTGCTATGCCTTTGGTAAATGCAAATAAGGCCATCCCAGATGTAAGTGGAAATTCTCATTCATGGGATGTTGTTGCAGATAACCCAACGTATCAAACACAGGCCCCTACCAATAATGAAATGGCAATGCGTCTACCGGATGGGAATATTGTATGTTCCACATGTCATAATCAGCATAATCAGGGAAATGCAGGCAATCCTTTTTTAAGGGTGGACAATACAGGAGATGCCATGTGTAAAGATTGTCACTTGCCCAGAGATGTACAACGCTTTCAAGACGGTGGAGACAAAGGTAGTCACCCGGTAGGCGTAGTTTACGACGGGGCTAGTCCAAAATTAAATGCAAGCCCAACGAATACGCAAACAGTAGGTGGCAATGTTGAATGTTCCAGTTGTCATGGTGTGCATGATGTTGCAAATAGCGGAACACTGACTACGGATGGTAATTTGCTCAGAACACCTAAAGGCAATGCCTTATGTATGGATTGTCATAATTATCCAACGCATAATGGTATGGATTGTTTAGACTGTCACGAAGTTCATAACACGGTGGATGGTATTCTAGGAAACAATATATATATGATCAAAGATCGAATTACTGTTACTACGCCTGAGCCGGCATCTGCCTCTATAGATGCAACGGTTATTTTTACAGCAGAAAGTGGTGATGGATCTTTTGCGGATCAATTAGGTGGAAATGATGGAATTTGTATGGTATGTCATACAACGACAACGCATCACACCAATGATGGTTTGAATATAACCCATGATGATGCGACTGATAAAAGAGGGCAAAACTGTGTAGGCTGTCATTTCCACAATGTTGGTTTTGAAACTCCTTCCGGTCCACAAACCTGTGTCAGTTGTCACTCATCAGCCCAACCAGGCAGCAGAGGTGGTACAGCACAAATTGTAGGTGCCGGTGGTGAAATGGATAATTCATTGATTTCCAGACACACAACTTCAACTCTTGGCAATGACCCACTCACACAGGAATGTGAAGCCTGTCATTATGAAAATGTAGGGGATCATCCTACAACGGAAATGATGCTGGAAGATTCGCAAAACATCAACACCGTATGGTCTGGTACCGATACCGATGTGTATTGTGTTGGTTGTCATGATGGATCATCTAATTATCCTGGTTTGTTCCCGGATTTGGATACAGATCCTAAATATAATAAAGCCTCGTATATTACTACACCTCATGATACAGGAGATAACAGCTGCATGGGCTGTCACGAAAGTCACGGGTCTCAATATGCCGGGCTGACAATGCAAGCTACGAACTATGAGAATTGCTTCGCCTGTCATGATGGTGGTGTTGCAAGTACAACCATAAGTATAGCCGATATTGCTATTCCTGGCACAAGCGGAACAGGGCATGCCTTCAATGTGAGTGCAAGTTCAGGAAATTATCAAACCAATGCCCCTACGGATCCAATTATGTCGGCACGGCTGGATGGAGGTCAAATTGTTTGTTCTACCTGTCATGATCCGCATGAAAATGCGAATGGAAAATTATTGGTAAGCCCCAATGGCTCAGATGAGATGTGTAAAGATTGTCATAATGCAAGAGACCTAGGACGATATGCCGATGACATCGTGAATAATAAAGGAAGCCATCCTGTTGGGTTGACCTATGTAGCCGGAGGTGATTATGTAGATCCGGCGCCTGCCTTGAGCAGCACGCAATATGGGTTGGTGAACGGCAAGATCGAATGCTCAAGCTGTCACTCAACGCACAATGCGACAACTACCGACGGTAATTTGCTTAGGGAAGCAATGACCAGTACAGCCTGTAAAGATTGTCATAATTACCAGGACCATATGGGCTTTGATTGTTTGGATTGCCACCAGACCCATAACAACGGCACCAATATTATGCTGATAAAAGATATGGTCAATGGTAGTCCTGTTGTATTTGATTCTCAGGGTACGACGGCTTCACCTGCTCAGCCTCTTGAAAAATCATTTGCAGATGGCGATGGCACCTATGATGGAATTTGCGAAGTATGTCATACCGGAGGAACCCTGTTGTATCACAGGGCTGATGGAAGTGACAACACCAATCATAACGATGGAAAAAGTTGTGTGAGTTGTCACCCGCACAGAGATAGCGATACAGGAACTTCATTCCCGAATGGTAGTTGCCACGACTGCCATGAAAAGACGGCTCCTAATGATCCGCAACTATTTCCCAATACAGGATCACATTGGGTACATGCCGAAAAATATCGCTATTCCTGTTCTACCTGTCACTATCAGTACGGTGATGGAGGTGTTCTTGAAGGTGCGCACTCAAACGGTTCTGTAGATGTTAATTTTGACCCCAATGGAATGGCCTTTAGAAATGGTAAGGATACAAACACACCTACCTGGGACGATGTCAACAAAACATGTGACAATATCTATTGTCATAGTAACGGAGTCACTGCACAAAGGACTGAAGGAGGTACACCTGTTATTCAATGGGCTACAGGTCCAATTGAAGGTGTTGCAATGACTTATCAGACTACTCCGGCTTGGGATGTGCCCCAGGGTACGGGCATTAACACCTGTTACTCTTGCCACCAAGGTATAGGGAACATGACAGGTGATTATAAGATCACCCCGGCGACGGGAGTTCCGACTAACGATGCTATTTACTACCCGTTGGCCGGGCAACATCAAAAAGGTGCACATCAATCGAACTCTCAGGAATTAAAACCTACCGATTGGGGAGCCGTACAATGTTTCTGGTGCCATAATGTTGGTAATAAGCAAACTGTTCCAACCGGTGGTACAGATCTTGTAAATAATTATCAGGGAACCTATGGTTTTGCCGGACAGAATGGTGACATCCCCATGGAATTACACAATGATGGTGAAACCTGGTTTTACCCAAGAAATGTATCGAATCATGCCGAGGGAACTTTTGTGGATGATATCGCAGGAAGAAGCTGGGATGGAGGACACTGTGGAGCAAGTTCCAGCTGTTGGCAATAA
- the ccsA gene encoding cytochrome c biogenesis protein CcsA, whose product MRKLLKIIFSPRTTLGLLVIFGIALAVATFIENEYDTITSKILVYNAIWFEVLMVLMVLNFFGTIKRYQFLTLKKLPGFIFHAAFIIIIIGAGVTRYIGFEGRMHIREGATSNFIFTDQAYLHVENNVAGEEITLEKPVLISQVSDNRFHESFEIKGKGNLDIAYKDYIPNAVETYEENKGGDINLIYLTMSVQGHQDEVVLRSGEIKATHGFSIAFNNRSNPNALQISGVIGDLKISYPQRIKTSAMPAMTEGEIEPGTPGKFEQMHLYEPEGSGIAVVLSKVVQDAKIKYESRTDGQQSPDALLLDLTYGDKTQEVTILGGPGYLENFQKVQINGLDLNIAYGAKKIELPFALQLNKFELDRYAGSMSPSSYASEVTLIDHANGVREDHRIFMNNVLDYDGYRFFQSSYDKDEKGTVLSVNHDFWGTWITYIGYALMIIGFIWTLLNPHSRYWDLMSKIRVLRNKRKAMAFLLLTFALSGTMIAQHQDHNHQDHNHQNHKPQINPYSVSEAHADKFGELIVQTYEGRFAPVHTLAVDVMHKISRKDQFDIAGRGKMSLIQVFLDIPLNADFWKTQKIIYVREKSVADIIGIEGKYASFSQFFNERNEYKLRSFAETAFRKADAKRNKFDKELIRINERVEVFMMTYQGSMLDIFPVQNSENNKWVSWDDKLAKQPITGSLRIINDDLKLPVLDYNSIMRAYMYEVVNATKSADYSRADKILGYIKSIQRQSDASEIIPSETKIKSEISYNKSNIFNFLKNVYGLLSVVLLILTFIDNIRSKKNRILSILLNVSIAILALGFMYHTYGMIMRWYLSGHAPWSNGYEALVLVSWSALLAGFSFMRYSKITLAATTLLAFFTLMTAGHSSYDPQLTNLQPVLKSYWLIIHVATLTISYGFLGLGFVLGLFNMGIYLLKTPKNAKRLSLITKELTHINEMNLTIGLLLATIGTFLGGVWANESWGRYWGWDAKETWALIITIVYTIILHLRLAPKMKGEFLFNVASVLGFGSVLMTFIGVNYYFTKGMHSYASGDTPVFPLWAWITIGSMVLFMILAGIKERRSRKYYIEES is encoded by the coding sequence ATGAGAAAACTACTTAAAATAATATTCTCACCCAGAACGACCTTAGGACTGTTGGTGATATTCGGCATCGCGTTAGCGGTGGCCACATTTATTGAAAATGAGTACGACACAATTACCTCAAAAATTCTCGTGTATAATGCGATATGGTTTGAGGTTCTTATGGTATTAATGGTGCTTAATTTTTTTGGAACCATAAAACGGTATCAGTTTTTGACCCTAAAAAAATTACCCGGCTTTATTTTTCATGCCGCCTTTATCATTATTATCATTGGGGCCGGGGTAACCCGATATATCGGGTTTGAAGGCAGAATGCATATTCGTGAAGGGGCAACTTCCAATTTTATTTTTACCGATCAAGCCTATCTTCATGTCGAGAACAATGTGGCAGGAGAGGAAATCACATTGGAAAAACCCGTGCTGATCAGTCAGGTTTCAGATAATCGATTTCATGAATCTTTCGAAATTAAAGGTAAAGGAAATCTGGACATCGCCTACAAGGATTACATTCCGAATGCCGTTGAAACCTATGAAGAAAATAAGGGTGGAGATATCAACCTCATTTATCTGACAATGAGTGTTCAAGGACATCAGGATGAGGTGGTCCTAAGGAGTGGAGAAATTAAGGCGACCCATGGTTTTTCCATAGCCTTTAATAATCGGTCAAACCCGAATGCATTGCAAATAAGTGGGGTAATTGGGGATCTAAAGATCAGTTATCCGCAGAGGATTAAAACAAGTGCCATGCCTGCGATGACTGAAGGTGAAATTGAGCCGGGCACACCAGGAAAATTTGAACAGATGCACCTGTATGAACCTGAGGGATCAGGAATTGCCGTTGTATTATCCAAAGTTGTTCAGGATGCTAAAATAAAGTATGAATCAAGGACAGATGGGCAACAATCACCTGATGCTTTATTGCTTGACCTAACGTATGGTGATAAAACACAGGAAGTAACCATCTTGGGAGGCCCAGGATACCTGGAAAACTTTCAGAAGGTACAAATAAACGGACTTGATCTTAATATCGCTTACGGAGCGAAAAAAATCGAGCTGCCTTTTGCACTTCAGCTGAACAAGTTTGAACTGGACCGCTACGCAGGTTCAATGAGCCCGTCTTCTTATGCCAGCGAGGTAACTTTGATCGATCATGCTAATGGAGTAAGAGAGGACCATCGAATATTTATGAATAATGTACTTGATTATGACGGGTACCGTTTTTTTCAATCCTCATATGATAAGGATGAAAAAGGAACTGTTTTATCCGTAAATCATGATTTTTGGGGAACCTGGATTACTTATATAGGTTATGCTTTAATGATCATTGGATTTATATGGACTCTTCTGAATCCTCATTCCAGGTATTGGGACCTTATGTCAAAAATCAGGGTTCTAAGAAACAAGAGAAAGGCTATGGCTTTCTTGCTTTTAACTTTTGCGCTTTCCGGAACAATGATTGCACAGCACCAAGATCATAATCATCAAGATCATAACCATCAGAATCATAAGCCCCAGATCAATCCTTACTCTGTGAGTGAAGCTCATGCAGACAAATTTGGTGAATTGATTGTGCAGACTTATGAGGGTCGTTTTGCTCCTGTTCATACCTTGGCTGTTGATGTGATGCACAAGATTTCAAGAAAGGATCAATTCGATATTGCCGGAAGGGGAAAAATGAGTTTGATTCAAGTTTTTTTGGACATTCCGTTAAATGCTGATTTTTGGAAAACTCAGAAGATTATTTATGTCAGAGAAAAGTCAGTGGCAGATATTATCGGTATTGAGGGTAAATATGCTTCTTTTTCTCAGTTTTTTAATGAACGAAATGAATACAAGCTCAGATCGTTTGCTGAAACAGCATTTAGAAAAGCGGATGCCAAAAGAAACAAATTTGACAAGGAGCTGATCAGAATCAATGAACGCGTCGAAGTATTTATGATGACCTATCAGGGAAGCATGCTCGATATTTTTCCTGTCCAGAATTCTGAAAATAATAAGTGGGTAAGTTGGGATGATAAATTGGCCAAGCAGCCCATCACCGGAAGCCTTCGTATCATTAATGATGATCTGAAACTTCCTGTATTGGATTATAACAGTATCATGAGAGCTTATATGTATGAGGTGGTGAATGCTACGAAATCAGCAGATTATAGCAGAGCGGATAAAATTCTGGGCTATATCAAGAGTATTCAGAGACAAAGCGATGCTTCAGAAATCATTCCAAGTGAGACAAAAATCAAAAGCGAGATCAGTTATAATAAATCAAATATTTTTAACTTTTTGAAAAATGTTTATGGTTTGTTAAGTGTGGTTCTGTTGATACTCACCTTTATAGACAATATAAGATCAAAGAAGAACAGGATATTAAGTATTCTGTTGAATGTATCCATCGCTATACTTGCACTTGGGTTTATGTATCATACCTATGGTATGATCATGCGCTGGTATTTGTCGGGGCACGCACCTTGGAGTAATGGTTATGAGGCACTCGTGCTGGTATCATGGTCTGCCTTGCTGGCAGGTTTCAGTTTTATGAGATATTCTAAAATTACTTTGGCAGCAACCACTTTACTGGCCTTCTTCACGTTGATGACCGCGGGCCATAGCAGTTATGATCCTCAACTGACGAACCTTCAACCCGTTTTAAAATCGTATTGGCTGATTATTCACGTGGCTACTCTGACCATCAGTTACGGCTTCCTGGGGCTTGGTTTCGTGCTTGGATTATTCAACATGGGTATCTATTTATTGAAAACTCCGAAAAATGCCAAGCGTCTTTCGTTAATCACCAAGGAATTGACCCATATTAATGAAATGAACCTGACTATTGGATTGCTTTTGGCAACCATTGGTACATTTTTAGGGGGTGTCTGGGCCAATGAGTCATGGGGTAGATATTGGGGCTGGGATGCCAAAGAAACCTGGGCCTTGATCATCACTATCGTCTACACGATTATTCTTCACCTTAGGCTTGCTCCTAAAATGAAGGGAGAATTCTTATTCAATGTGGCTTCCGTTTTAGGGTTTGGTTCTGTCTTGATGACCTTTATCGGGGTGAATTATTACTTTACCAAAGGGATGCATTCCTATGCCAGCGGTGACACACCCGTATTTCCCTTATGGGCATGGATCACCATAGGATCAATGGTTCTGTTTATGATTCTGGCCGGTATAAAGGAACGAAGAAGTCGAAAATATTATATTGAAGAATCTTAG